The Candidatus Micrarchaeia archaeon sequence TATAATATTTCTCCCAACGTCAGATTGTAGTGCTTCAGCAACTTTTAATTGGATATCTGTTTTTGATGCCATAAAATTACCCCATTTAAATATAATTTATTTACTTATGAATATAAATTATTCTTAAAAGGTTTTTTAAAGTCTATTATAATTTAAGTAATATTTTTCTTTTGTTATTTTCTATTTCTATTTTAATAATACTTATTTTTTCCAATTTATCTAAAATATTTCGTATATTTCGCTTTTCATTTTCATTTAATTTTAATTTTTTGTATAATACACTTGTTTCTATTTCCCTATTTTTTTCTAATATTTTTAAAATTTTTATCTCTTGTTTATTAAATATAGAATAATCAATTTTTTTTCCTAATTCTTTTTTTAATTCTTCTTCTGTTTTTAATGAAAGTTTTATATTTTGAATATTTTCAATTGATACTTTTTGTTGTCTATTTTTTTCTGCATCTTTTGCTGCTTTCCATAAAGCATTTATTGAAATTCTAGCATCTCCATTATGATTTAAACCAATAGCAGCACATAAAGGGATAACTTCTTCGTCTAATACATTTGGAAAAAATGCTATTTTTGCTCTTTGTTTTAAAATATCTTTTAAAGCAATTGGATCATATGGTTTAAATTCTAAAGTTCTCGGCATTAATGAACTTTTTATTCTATTATCTAATTTTAATAAAATTTCTTGATTATTTGAAATTGCTATTATAGAAATATTTACTCCTAAATTCTCTTTTGCTCTGCTCAAATCATATAAAACTTCATCATCATTTGTTTTTGAGATAAATAATCTATCAATTTCATCAAGAACTATTACTATCCCTTTATAATTACTTTTTTCAAAACCTTCTTCAATTCTTTCATTTACTTCATCAATAGATATCCCTCTCCTTGGGATCATCATTTCTAAATATTTTGCAATTATCCCTAATATCACAAATCTTGAAGAATTCTCCCAGCAATTTATATAAATAGGTAAAATTTTTTGAGTGTGTTCTTCTAATTCATTTAAAATATATTTGCAGGAACAGGTTTTACCTGTTCCTGGGGGGCCGATTAAAAATAAATTTTCGCCTTTTCTGCCATTAATAAGAACGTTTATTGTCATTACTATCTCATTTATTTCTTTTTCCCTATGTAAAATATCTATAGGTAAAAAATCAGGCATAAGAGCTTCTTCTTGTTTAAATATATTTTCTTTTGAAGAGACTTTATCAAAAAGATTCATGCTTAAATATCTTTGACTATGTTTAAATTCTTTGCTGTTTTTTTGAATATAGAAAATTATTTAAAGCAGTATAACACAAATAGTAATATGGAGAATAAATTTAAAACTCAAGATGAATTGTTTTTAAGTGAAACAAAAATTAATTTATCTAATATTTATCCATCAAAATCTAAGGACATAAATTTTGAATTAGAAGGAGTTAAAAGAATTTTATTTGAAAGAGAAGGGCAGGAATTAGAAAAAACCTTATTTTATTCAAAAAAATATACAATATATATAAAATATATTACAGATATCCTAAAAAAAGAATTAGAAGGAGCAACAGGAAGAAAAAAAGAAGAGGAATTTATAACTGGGGTTTGGGGAATATTAATGTCTAATTCAAAAATAACATTTGGGAAAAGTGAAACTGGTTTTTTATATGAATGTATGGAAAATTATATTTTTGATTGCGATACATCCTCAATTTTAATATATGATATAGCAAAAGAATTAGGAATGAATGTAAATTTAGTTTTAGCACCATCTCATGCTTTGATAAAAACAGATAATTTTTATTTTGAAACTACAGGGGGTGCTTATTATCAATTAGATGCAATAAATAAATTATATTCTTATCACATTATATTAAATGATAATCAAATTAATGCAATTACGTTTAATGGAATTTCAAAAAGAAAAGAGTATTTTGAAGATTATAAAGGGGCGGTGGAATTTTGTAAAAAAACAGTAGACTTAGTCCCTAATTTTTCAGATGCATATTTTAATCTTGGTTACAGCCAGTACAACTTAGAAAATTATACTGAAGCAATTGCTAATTTTGAAAAAGCAATCAAATTAAACCCTAATGATCCTGATTTTTATAATGGATTAGCCAATACACAAATGAAAATAGGAAAGTATCATGGGGCAGTAGAAAGTTATACTAAAGCAATAGAGCTAGCTCCTAAACATCAAAATATTGCTTTTTATTATAGTAATAGAAGTGTTGCTAAAGATGCATTAGGATTGTATAAAGAAGCATTAAAAGATATAAATATGGCAATAAAATTGGATCCTAGCAATGAAATATTTAAACTTAATAAAAAGAATATTGAATTGGCTATTAACTAATTTTTGATTTTTTAATTTGCAATTTCTTAACTTACCTTTTTAAATGTTTTTTTCGTTGATATAGCTATGGCAGATGAATTATTAGAACTTACAAAGAACTTAGTAGGAATGAAAACTCCTTGTGGAGACATAAGAAGATTAAATAGATGTATGGATTTTGTTATTGATTATTTTCATGATACTGTTAAAGTTAAAAGATTTCAATACAATAGATTTCCTTCAGTTATTATATCTAATTATGTAAGACCAAATATAATATTAAATTCTAATATAGATGTTGTTGGTGCAGATGATTCAATGTTTATCCCAAAAGTCAAAAATGGGAAATTATACGGTAGAGGAGCTTATGATTCAAAAGCTCAAGTTGCTGCATTTATGAAAGTAATAAAAGATAATCCAACTGCAAGCATTGGTTTAATGATAACCTCAGATGGAGAAACCGGTGGAAAATGGGGTTCTGGTAGATTAGTAAAGGATTATCCTTGTAAATTTGTGATTGTTGGGGAGCCAACAGACTTAGATATTGTTTATGAAACAAAAGGCGCATTATGGATTGATGTTGAATATAAAGGCAAAAGTTGTGATTCAAGTGAGCCTTGGAAAGGAGTTAATGCAATTGAAGAAGGGATTAAAAAAATTAATAAAGTGTTTAAAGCATATAATAGTAAATCTGGTTTTAATCCAACTTATAGTTTAGCTGCAATAACTACTAGAAATACATTTTATAATAAAATTCCTGATCAAGCTGTTTTTTCATTAGATATTCGTTTTGTTGGTTCTCCAGAGCCGATTTTAAAAGCACTTAAAAAAGAGAAATTTGTTTTTGATGGTAAAAAATACCCTGTTTTAAACAAAAAAATATTTCCTGCGCTTAAAACAAAACAAGATGATAAATATCTTCAATTATTTAAAAAAGCAGCAGAAAAAGCAATTAATAAAAATATAAAATTGAGAAAAGATTCTGGTTTTACAGATGCAAGATATTTCAAAAATGCAATAGAATTTGGTGCGCAAGGTGAAAATGCACATTCAGATGGAGAATATGTGGATATAAAAAGTATTCATAAGGTTTATGATGCAGTTTCTGCTTTTGTAAAAGCGCAAGAAGAAAAAAATAAATAAGTTATTCAATTTCAAAACGATTTAAATTTTTAATTTAAATATTTTGAAATAAGTCATTTTATTTCAAAACGATTTAAATTTTTAATTTAAATATTTTGAAATAATTCATTTTATTTCAAAATAAAAACCATTTATCTCTTTTTCATAATATGGATTTATAATTTCATTTGAAGTTGTTTCAATATAAGTAGAATAATTTCCAGTATCTATATAAACGATTACGTGATTCAAATCTTTTGGATCTTCTAAATTGTTAGTATCAATATATACTAAAGAAACATTCCATTCCGAATTCATTGATTTTAATATACTCGCGATTAAAATTGAACTGTCTTTGCAGTCTCCACCTGCGCCTAATAATGTTTCTAAAGGTAGTCTTGGAGTTTCTTTTATTTCTGGGGTGTATCTAATTAAATTTGTGATTATATACCAAACTGCCCCAATTCTTTCTTCATC is a genomic window containing:
- a CDS encoding M20/M25/M40 family metallo-hydrolase; translation: MADELLELTKNLVGMKTPCGDIRRLNRCMDFVIDYFHDTVKVKRFQYNRFPSVIISNYVRPNIILNSNIDVVGADDSMFIPKVKNGKLYGRGAYDSKAQVAAFMKVIKDNPTASIGLMITSDGETGGKWGSGRLVKDYPCKFVIVGEPTDLDIVYETKGALWIDVEYKGKSCDSSEPWKGVNAIEEGIKKINKVFKAYNSKSGFNPTYSLAAITTRNTFYNKIPDQAVFSLDIRFVGSPEPILKALKKEKFVFDGKKYPVLNKKIFPALKTKQDDKYLQLFKKAAEKAINKNIKLRKDSGFTDARYFKNAIEFGAQGENAHSDGEYVDIKSIHKVYDAVSAFVKAQEEKNK
- a CDS encoding tetratricopeptide repeat protein, producing MENKFKTQDELFLSETKINLSNIYPSKSKDINFELEGVKRILFEREGQELEKTLFYSKKYTIYIKYITDILKKELEGATGRKKEEEFITGVWGILMSNSKITFGKSETGFLYECMENYIFDCDTSSILIYDIAKELGMNVNLVLAPSHALIKTDNFYFETTGGAYYQLDAINKLYSYHIILNDNQINAITFNGISKRKEYFEDYKGAVEFCKKTVDLVPNFSDAYFNLGYSQYNLENYTEAIANFEKAIKLNPNDPDFYNGLANTQMKIGKYHGAVESYTKAIELAPKHQNIAFYYSNRSVAKDALGLYKEALKDINMAIKLDPSNEIFKLNKKNIELAIN
- a CDS encoding AAA family ATPase, with the protein product MNLFDKVSSKENIFKQEEALMPDFLPIDILHREKEINEIVMTINVLINGRKGENLFLIGPPGTGKTCSCKYILNELEEHTQKILPIYINCWENSSRFVILGIIAKYLEMMIPRRGISIDEVNERIEEGFEKSNYKGIVIVLDEIDRLFISKTNDDEVLYDLSRAKENLGVNISIIAISNNQEILLKLDNRIKSSLMPRTLEFKPYDPIALKDILKQRAKIAFFPNVLDEEVIPLCAAIGLNHNGDARISINALWKAAKDAEKNRQQKVSIENIQNIKLSLKTEEELKKELGKKIDYSIFNKQEIKILKILEKNREIETSVLYKKLKLNENEKRNIRNILDKLEKISIIKIEIENNKRKILLKL